One genomic region from Brevinematales bacterium encodes:
- a CDS encoding 2-hydroxyacid dehydrogenase, whose product MDNVRIAFYDAKPYDEESFKTVNKEFGYEIKYQHSRLGHDTAILASGYPVVCAFVNDVIDKEVVSALYEKGVRLIVLRCAGYNNVDLHAVYKKIHVLRVPAYSPYAVAEHAAGLILSLNRKIHKAYYRTRDNNFNINGFLGFDMYGKTAGVIGTGRIGRVLIDILKGFGMKVLAYDTFPNPDAAKTQGFEYAALDTIYNESDIISLHCPLAKDTYHLINEDAIKKMKPGVMIINTSRGALIDTVALIEGLKAKKVGSAGLDVYEEESDYFFEDFSGNIIDDDILARLLTFPNVLVTSHQAFFTREALHNIAHTTLSNIRDFFDGRPLVNEICYKCGADTCSKKSTGKCF is encoded by the coding sequence ATGGATAATGTACGCATTGCATTCTACGACGCGAAGCCTTATGACGAGGAGTCGTTCAAGACGGTCAATAAGGAATTCGGATATGAGATAAAATACCAGCATTCGCGCCTCGGGCATGATACCGCTATTCTCGCCTCCGGTTATCCGGTGGTCTGCGCATTCGTGAACGATGTTATCGACAAGGAAGTCGTCAGCGCCCTCTACGAAAAGGGCGTGCGGTTGATAGTGTTACGCTGCGCGGGGTACAATAATGTCGATCTCCACGCCGTTTATAAGAAAATCCATGTCCTGCGGGTTCCCGCGTATTCTCCCTATGCTGTGGCCGAACACGCGGCGGGGCTGATCCTCTCGCTCAACCGGAAGATTCACAAGGCATACTACCGCACGCGCGACAATAATTTTAATATCAACGGTTTCCTCGGTTTCGATATGTACGGTAAAACCGCGGGGGTGATCGGTACGGGCAGGATAGGGCGCGTCCTGATCGATATCCTGAAGGGGTTCGGCATGAAGGTTCTCGCATACGACACCTTCCCCAATCCCGACGCCGCGAAAACGCAGGGTTTCGAATACGCCGCTCTGGATACCATCTACAACGAATCCGATATTATCTCGCTCCATTGCCCGTTAGCGAAGGATACCTACCATCTGATAAACGAGGATGCGATAAAAAAGATGAAACCCGGCGTGATGATTATTAACACAAGCCGGGGCGCGCTGATCGATACGGTCGCGCTGATAGAGGGACTGAAGGCGAAAAAAGTCGGCTCGGCGGGACTGGATGTTTACGAGGAAGAGAGCGACTACTTTTTCGAGGACTTTTCCGGGAATATTATCGACGACGATATCCTCGCGCGTCTTCTGACCTTCCCCAATGTGCTGGTAACGTCCCATCAGGCGTTCTTTACCCGTGAGGCGCTCCATAATATCGCGCATACCACATTATCGAATATCCGTGATTTCTTCGACGGCCGTCCGCTCGTGAACGAAATATGCTATAAATGCGGCGCGGATACATGCAGTAAAAAGAGCACCGGTAAGTGCTTCTGA
- a CDS encoding cyclic nucleotide-binding domain-containing protein → MRILKVLKNQVICQEGTQADEMYVIRKGKIRVYKMINGEMVVLGEIGANDCVGEMSLFLGSKRTASLDALEDTELLALDKDSVFEQVKNDPNFGVMLIKKISRRLLDAHKIIAKLEGEKKSLEVLAQMRPQC, encoded by the coding sequence ATGAGGATTCTGAAGGTCTTAAAAAATCAGGTCATCTGTCAGGAAGGGACCCAGGCGGATGAGATGTATGTTATTCGGAAGGGTAAAATACGGGTCTATAAGATGATCAACGGAGAAATGGTGGTTCTGGGCGAGATCGGCGCAAACGACTGCGTCGGTGAAATGAGCCTTTTCCTGGGATCGAAACGAACCGCCTCGCTGGATGCGTTGGAGGATACCGAACTTCTCGCGCTCGATAAAGACAGCGTATTCGAGCAGGTTAAAAACGACCCGAACTTCGGGGTCATGCTGATTAAAAAAATCTCCCGCCGGCTGTTAGACGCCCATAAGATTATCGCCAAGCTCGAAGGGGAAAAGAAAAGCCTTGAAGTATTAGCCCAGATGCGCCCGCAATGCTGA
- a CDS encoding glutaredoxin family protein: protein MLNVYSVDWCPDCRRTINYLDGEKIEYQYIDIESSPKEVVEKVIRANDGRDWVSPTFEHNGKWMAFRSIRNEQLPGIMKELGVG, encoded by the coding sequence ATGCTGAACGTGTATAGCGTGGATTGGTGCCCCGACTGCCGTAGAACGATTAATTACCTGGATGGGGAAAAAATAGAATATCAGTATATCGATATCGAATCCAGCCCGAAAGAAGTGGTCGAAAAAGTGATCCGGGCAAACGACGGCAGAGATTGGGTATCTCCTACATTCGAGCATAACGGTAAATGGATGGCCTTCCGCAGTATCAGGAACGAGCAGCTTCCGGGGATAATGAAAGAATTGGGCGTCGGATAA
- a CDS encoding SH3 domain-containing protein: MKSLPMSVFMAVVVLLTLFSCAKPEAYYTWIENVSFREAPGLDSKVITQLDKGEKVIYYGEKSDMLTMINIRCIDFNTNWVKVKRAADDTYGWVYAATIRKEPVSVENHWRIIVFYEPKNPDTESKDKSQEWVKLKMDTKANVNPKTVYIVDVKEGMEKCVKIGDTKYPAYAFDLTEYMKPTLGFVSNKYGYFMIQNNKKPLFLLPEKYAYNEMMREATNYFSFDIGK; this comes from the coding sequence ATGAAATCGTTGCCGATGTCTGTCTTTATGGCGGTGGTAGTTCTATTGACATTGTTTTCCTGCGCGAAACCGGAGGCTTATTACACGTGGATCGAGAACGTGAGTTTCCGCGAGGCTCCCGGATTGGACAGTAAGGTTATCACCCAGCTCGATAAAGGTGAGAAAGTTATTTACTACGGCGAAAAAAGCGACATGCTAACCATGATAAATATCCGCTGCATCGATTTTAATACTAACTGGGTAAAGGTAAAACGTGCCGCGGATGACACCTACGGATGGGTTTATGCCGCGACTATCAGGAAAGAACCGGTATCTGTGGAAAACCATTGGAGAATCATCGTTTTTTACGAACCGAAAAATCCCGATACGGAATCGAAGGATAAAAGTCAGGAATGGGTGAAGCTAAAAATGGACACCAAGGCCAACGTGAACCCGAAAACGGTTTATATCGTCGATGTGAAAGAGGGGATGGAGAAGTGCGTAAAAATCGGGGATACGAAGTACCCCGCCTATGCGTTCGACCTCACGGAGTATATGAAGCCTACGTTGGGATTCGTATCCAATAAATACGGGTACTTCATGATACAGAATAATAAAAAGCCACTCTTCCTGCTACCGGAAAAATATGCATATAATGAAATGATGCGGGAGGCGACGAATTATTTCTCCTTCGACATAGGAAAATAA
- a CDS encoding SH3 domain-containing protein, translating to MKKIPLIFIALLLANCGGNGSGGGASLSNTICYPWITVNLQKEPSIQSAVIEKLNVGEALLYTGKFTNINMQMVYRCQEFNAPWYEVIRKMDGKAGWVHGGTLSTQKIVLPVYDKIVIGYNQFMDGYSNYSSYTLLNAFTSSADMLKQYGIYYKVIDRSQNSGVNQECVPIGDGPYPSGSLLLNLYLKAEYGFSNTRPGYLVIELGKQPKFIPIDVETDNDIQEIYSYFEVFSSGQYITPELQKIYQNFQRFIIAYNPHPEETNDMWITASDEMIMLAAKAGIPLFQANTRNEDSVVLKGDIALTLTNFYHLAGFFYRPGFFFFFMNNTPIYIRVMDGQEYQTLIEGYYQIKIDEEIIDVKNFGNTNK from the coding sequence ATGAAAAAAATACCGCTTATTTTTATCGCTCTATTGCTCGCGAATTGCGGGGGTAACGGTTCCGGGGGCGGAGCCTCCCTTTCCAACACCATCTGTTATCCGTGGATAACCGTCAATCTCCAGAAAGAACCGTCGATCCAGTCCGCCGTGATCGAGAAACTGAACGTCGGAGAGGCGCTTCTCTATACCGGGAAATTTACCAATATCAATATGCAGATGGTCTACCGCTGCCAGGAGTTTAACGCCCCGTGGTACGAGGTGATCCGTAAGATGGACGGAAAGGCGGGATGGGTACACGGCGGGACACTTTCGACCCAGAAGATCGTCCTCCCGGTGTATGACAAGATCGTCATCGGGTATAACCAGTTTATGGACGGGTACTCGAATTATTCGAGTTATACGCTTCTTAACGCGTTCACGTCCTCGGCGGATATGCTGAAGCAGTACGGTATCTATTATAAAGTGATCGACCGCTCTCAGAACTCAGGGGTCAATCAGGAATGTGTCCCTATCGGAGACGGGCCTTATCCGTCGGGGTCGCTGCTTCTCAACCTTTACCTGAAGGCGGAGTACGGCTTCTCGAACACCCGACCGGGATATCTGGTAATCGAACTGGGGAAGCAGCCCAAGTTTATACCCATCGATGTAGAAACCGATAACGATATTCAGGAGATTTATTCCTATTTCGAGGTGTTTTCCAGCGGGCAATATATAACTCCCGAACTTCAAAAAATATACCAGAATTTTCAGCGGTTTATCATCGCGTATAACCCGCATCCCGAGGAAACGAACGATATGTGGATAACCGCGTCGGACGAGATGATAATGCTCGCGGCTAAAGCGGGAATCCCCTTATTTCAGGCGAATACGCGGAACGAGGACTCGGTTGTATTAAAAGGGGATATAGCATTGACATTGACGAATTTTTACCATCTCGCGGGATTCTTCTATCGTCCCGGTTTTTTCTTTTTCTTTATGAACAATACCCCCATTTATATCCGCGTGATGGACGGGCAGGAGTATCAGACTCTGATCGAGGGGTATTACCAGATAAAAATAGACGAAGAAATCATCGATGTAAAAAATTTCGGAAATACTAACAAGTAG